ATCGGCTTGGGTGAAATACTGATACTTATCTCTGATATCTATCGGCGTATCGATAAAGTTTATATTTTCCGGTATATCAAGTGCTTTAAATACAGCTTGAGCCAAATGTAAAAACGGTCTGGCATTGCCTGTGCCTAGATTGTATAAGCCGGATTTTGGTTTGTTTTCCATCAAAAATGTTAATACATCTACAACGTCCTTTACGTACACAAAATCTCTTTTTTGGTATCCGTCTTTATAATTGGGATTATGCGACCTAAACAAGTTTGTATAACCTTGTTTTTTTATTTGATTGTACGAGTGCATAACCACCGATGCCATTCTTCCTTTGTGGTATTCGTTCGGACCATAAACATTAAAAAATTTCAGTCCGTACCATGCAGGTGGAGTTTCAGTCTGCGACAAAGCCCATTTATCAAAATCGTTTTTTGATTCGCCGTAGGGATTAAGCGGTTTTAGCTTATCAACAATATCGTGAGAATCGTTATATCCCAACTCTCCCATTCCATACGTTGCAGCACTCGATGCATAAACCAAAGGTATCTGATATTTTGAGCATTTTTGCCATACCTGTTTAGTATAGTTTAAGTTCAAGCGGTCGAATACAGATTTATCAAACTCAGTTGTATCGGTTCTTGCACCTATGTGATAAATAGCTTCCACATTGTGTTGGTTTTCATCTAACCACGAAAAAAAATCGTCGCGATGTACTTTTTGATATATGTTTTTATTTTTTATGTTCTTGTTTTTATCTTCTCTACTAAAATCATCGACAGCAATAATTTTTTTATCGCTTGCAGAGTTTAATTTTCCTATCAATGCAGAGCCGATAAAACCTACGGCTCCTGTAACTACTATATACTTCATTTTCTATTTTTTAATTTTGTTCAAAGATATGTTTTTCTGAAAAACAAATCGTAACATGATAGCAAAAAAAAATCGCTATTTATTTATAGCGATTTTTTTAATTTATTTATTATTCATCTACTTAACGGTATTCATGTACGCAATCAGGTCTAACATTTTGTTTGAGTATCCCCATTCGTTGTCGTACCATGCAATCAATTTAACGAAATTAGGATTTAGCATAATACCGGCTTGTGCATCAAAAATACACGAGTAGCTATTTCCAATAAAGTCGCTTGATACAAGAGGTTCATCAACGTATTGAATAATACCTTTCATATTTCCTTCTGCCGACTTTTTAATAACTTCTTTAATTTCTTCGTAGCTTGTCGATTTTTTTAAGCGACAAGTTAAGTCAACAACAGAAACATTAAGGGTTGGAACTCTAAAAGCCATTCCTGTGAGTTTTCCTTTAAGTTCAGGAATTATTATTCCAACAGTTTTTGCAGCTCCTGTGCTTGAAGGTGCAATGTTAGAACCGGCTGCTCTGCCTCTACGCCAATCTCTGGACGAAGAACCGTCAACTATTTTTTGAGTAGATGTAAGTGAGTGTACTGTTGTCATAAGACCTTCTTCTATGCCGAACTCATCGTTAATAACTTTTACCAAAGGTGCAAGACAATTGGTAGTACAGCTTGCATTTGAAGCAAATGTTTCACCTTTATATTCTTTATGATTGACACCATAAACAAAGACGTGAGTATCGTCTTTTGCCGGCGCCGACATAACAACATGTTTTGCACCACCGTTGATGTGAGCCTGACAGCTTTCGGCAGTTAAAAACTTACCTGTGCATTCAAGAACAAAATCGGCTCCTACAGATGCCCAGTCAATTTCGGCTGGGTCTCTGTGCGAGGTAAATCTTGTTGCTTTACCATCTACAATAATATTGTTGCCTTCAACTTCAATTTTTTTATCAAATATGCCGTGAACCGTATCGTATTTAAGCTGATATGCTGAATATTCAGGATCTTGTAGGTTGTTTACAGCAACAACTTCCATATCATTTCTATTACTTGCAGCTCTGAACGCGAGGCGTCCGATACGTCCAAATCCGTTAATTCCTATTTTTATCTTTTCCATAGTATTGTATTTTTATTATTCGGTGCAAAATTACACATTATTTCAAAATTAACTTACTTATCCGATTATTTATTTGTTACTATTTATTAATAATACTTCTGTAAGCTCTACTACACAAGTGCACATAAAAATACTGCCCTAAACAAATTAGAGCAGTATTAATATATTTATTAGTTAAAACTTAGAACTTATAGATAGCTCCAACAGTTATTGCTCCTAAGTTAGCAACATTTGTTA
The sequence above is a segment of the Lentimicrobiaceae bacterium genome. Coding sequences within it:
- the rfaD gene encoding ADP-glyceromanno-heptose 6-epimerase, yielding MKYIVVTGAVGFIGSALIGKLNSASDKKIIAVDDFSREDKNKNIKNKNIYQKVHRDDFFSWLDENQHNVEAIYHIGARTDTTEFDKSVFDRLNLNYTKQVWQKCSKYQIPLVYASSAATYGMGELGYNDSHDIVDKLKPLNPYGESKNDFDKWALSQTETPPAWYGLKFFNVYGPNEYHKGRMASVVMHSYNQIKKQGYTNLFRSHNPNYKDGYQKRDFVYVKDVVDVLTFLMENKPKSGLYNLGTGNARPFLHLAQAVFKALDIPENINFIDTPIDIRDKYQYFTQAD
- the gap gene encoding type I glyceraldehyde-3-phosphate dehydrogenase, which encodes MEKIKIGINGFGRIGRLAFRAASNRNDMEVVAVNNLQDPEYSAYQLKYDTVHGIFDKKIEVEGNNIIVDGKATRFTSHRDPAEIDWASVGADFVLECTGKFLTAESCQAHINGGAKHVVMSAPAKDDTHVFVYGVNHKEYKGETFASNASCTTNCLAPLVKVINDEFGIEEGLMTTVHSLTSTQKIVDGSSSRDWRRGRAAGSNIAPSSTGAAKTVGIIIPELKGKLTGMAFRVPTLNVSVVDLTCRLKKSTSYEEIKEVIKKSAEGNMKGIIQYVDEPLVSSDFIGNSYSCIFDAQAGIMLNPNFVKLIAWYDNEWGYSNKMLDLIAYMNTVK